The Haliaeetus albicilla chromosome 9, bHalAlb1.1, whole genome shotgun sequence genomic sequence GAAACTAAAAGATCAGGAAGGAATGAGTTCAGTGGTAGATTAGTCAcataatgcatttattttcaataatttcCTGGATCACAGTGTAAAGAAGTTTTCAGTAATTGTTCTGATTTTTCACAAACTGAAGAGGTTTCGAAGACTTTGTTATATCAAATAATATTTCTCATATTGCTactatgggatttttttttgccttttttaacttctagcttttatttttattcttgcaaCTTGGGATCGCTGGTTTTGTTTAGATTCTGGCTGCAGTGTAATGCCGAATGTGTAAATTGCCTGCAGTGCGTTGTATCAGCTTGAGGGTCAAGGTGGTATCTGAAATGCATAATGTAATTTCCAGAATAAGTCTTCCAGTCCATGCTTAGTCAACTTTGTTGGCTCTGAGGGAAGTTCTGACAGAGCAAATGTGCAGTTGATTCTTTCTGTACATAGTGGTGGAGTAGCTCCTTAGAACCAAGGGACTGTTTGGACAATCAGACCGACCTCTGCTAGCATTAAAACTTTCAAGTTTGTGTGTCCCTGAGAGTGGCCTAAGGAAGCTCGTTGGTTCTACATGCTGTGTCTTTGCATGGCATAAGGAAGTGTTGCTTGCTATGGCTTCAGTGTCAGTGTAGccaactgaaataatttgaagatTTTGAATTAGAAGTGGATGCCATGTAGGAGGTGAAAGCAGATGGATAAAATATAGTTATCTTCAGCACATTTTAGTAATAGTGTCAGTAGTCTCAAATGATGACAGAGAATGTAActggttgtcctggttttggctgggatagagttaattttctttctagtagctggtatagtgttctgttttgtgttcagtatgagaagaatgttgataacacactgatgttttcagttgttgctaagtaatgtttagactaggtcaaggatttttcagcttctcatgcccagccagcaagaaggctgaaggggcacaagaagctgggaggggacacagccaggacagctgacccgaactggccaaagggatattccataccatgggatgtcatgcccagtatataaactggggggagttggccagggtggtggggtggggggatcgctgctcgggaactaactgggcatcagttggtgagtgctgagcaattgcattgtgcatcacttgttttgtatactccaattcttttattattattgtcattttattgttattattatcattattagtttcttcctttttgttctattaaactgttcttatcttaatCCACGAGTTTTAACTtcttccttccaattctctctccatcccactgggggagtggggggggggggcagagtgagcgagcagctgcatggtgcttagttgctggctggggttaaaccacaacactggtCTTTACAATGATAAGCCTTAAAGAAGAGTCCAGTGGATGCTCATTCTGATGTTTAGATTTGTatattgattttaattaaatttaaatatttgataaaTATATAAAGTAAATTGATTTCTCTTTTGTGAATGAAAACACTAGTCCTGAATTGGCAGGGCTTCCAGTGATGTTGCAAGTTAATAATTACAATGAAACAATTTGAATAACTCTGTATTTTACCTGAAGGATGGACAGGTTGCAGCCTctgagtatttttctttttagattaaATAGCAGTAGTCAAACTAATGAGGCAATTAAAAGCCTATATGCTTAGTGTCTCAAATGTTCATACTTCAGATGTGAGGCAAAGTATGAGATTTGGCCTAGTCccttctgttctttcctctgaaaactGTCTCATTTATCTTGGGTTAAGGTGTCCAGAAGTATTCTTGGTGTGTATTGTTTAACATGTGTATATTTTATTGTGAATAGTAATTGTCACACCCTTCAGAAcacaattttcagttttaagttGAAGTTGTTAGCTTAAAAGCTTATGTTGTTAAGGGCTTCTTTTTAGTAGTACTTAAGAGGATTAAAGAACTATAACACATTTTCAGTTTCCATGCTGAAGCAGACATAAGAGGCACAGGAACTTCCTTATTCTCACAGAAAACTTTGAaggacattttaaataaaatgtgggacattaaaaaagaaaaagactttgtGACGTAGCCTGTTATGCAGTCATTTTATGTTGATATTTGACTTTGTATTGTTTCCTTTCAGCAAGGTAGTTACtgacttaaattattttaagtcatTAATCATTTGTCATTTTATGCAAAATGACAAATGCAGCCATTTTAATCACTTGTATTATGGATGTATGACTTCTTATACCTATTCTAAAATGTtgtgttttttcagtttaaagttcAGTACTCCTTTGTGAATGAAAGCACGTTATGCCCTTTAAGGGTACATTTGATTAATCCAGAAGTAATTCTTAATAAAGTGATTACTTTTATAATTACATCACAACCTTGTCTTTTGTTATGAACTACGTAATTGACTATGTGTTTCAAAGCTTACTGTAAGTGACAGCTTGTGGTTGACCTTCTCCTTGCATATGTATTAAACAGGATGATTCATTATGTTTCAAATTTTTGAGCTTTTTCttgcattgtttttttttctgttatgcctgccttcctccctccttccaaaGTTTGAGGCCAGTAGTAAAAGAGTTTACAGTTTGCTTCTGCTTCCTGTGTAGGATCCTTCTTTTGCCCTAAAAACGCTCTATTTCAGTCTTTACTTGGATAAATCTTTGTACCCTGAGACTGTATCTTCATAGACAAGTAGTGTGGGCCTGTTGAGGTTTACCTGTAGTGTGAAATGGTTTACGCTCAGGGTCTGATACTCATCCTTCGCATGTTTCAGGTGTTTTTTACATTGGTGTAGCTTTAATCTGGACATGTAGGCTGAATGTGCAATATTTTATGGAGTGCATTGGGTTCTTTCCTGAACACATCTGGTTTAGTTTCATCTGAAAAGAGACTAGTTCATGCACACTCAGGCCACTCCACAATGTGAACCACAGTGAAGTGGGGGCAGTGGAGAAATTAACTTCAAAATCATACTCCTGATCTGAACTGAAAGAGTAaccctgggatttttttttctctcagtgaAGAGTTATACAATGCTAAAGTGCCTCCATTACAAATCATTTTTGCAAAGCAACAAGAAGAGCAAAGCAGTTCTAGAGGGAAGGTTGGTGACAGGTCTGAAGATCAGGATGTGCCATGCAGATAACAGCAAAATCCGTAGATCATGACTGCATTCACCATCGGTGGGAATGAGATTTTATATGCTTCTGTGTATTCATAAAAATCTAGGCTTATGTCatggtgtgattttttttttttactttattttttttttaggagaagGGTAATGGGCTAGATTTTGcttcacataaaaataaatcaaaatttcaGGGTAGTTATGTCCATTTTGGGGGGAGCAAGGGTACAGGGAGATTCTTTTCCTCTAACTTCAAATTATGACTCTAAGAAAAGACAGTATAACATTTAACTGGTATTtactaaaatatttactttattaCATGATTTTTCAGTAATATGAAGTCATAATATTTTATGGTTGTCAAATGAGTAAGGGGGGTtgtcacagtaaaaataaaagtttaaatgcTTTGCACTTGGTTagtacaaaacaaacaaacaaattccGGGAATGGTTAGTTCAGACATTTATCTTGAGTAGGTGACAAAAATGCAGACACGTGGCAGGCTAGATGCAAGACAAATGCCCATTTCAAGTCTGTTCTGGAAATTTGTACATTTTGAAGTGGGTGGCatgttttcaaaaaagaaaaagtaataagTGCTTCATTGTTTCAAACCTCATTAGGCTTCTAATAAACACAGTAGAGGCTGAGCAAGAATGTTCAAACAGTTGAAAGCCCTATATATTTTAAGTGAGTTGCATTCCAGAAGGCTCTCAAATaactactgttttctttcttatatctttttcctttataatcAAACATATAATGTGTCTTGGCTGACATTTTTGATTGTTCCAAATAATGGGAATGATTTATAATACATAGCACTACTGTAATCATGGTGCAAACCATTCCCAGTCATGTTACATGATTATTGTACAGATATGTACTGTATGAGGGTTTCTCTTCCTAGGTGCAggtatgttaaaaatatttaaattggaAATTAGAGAGCATCAAAAGAGGGGGTGGAAACCTTAAAAAGTAACACCGTAGTATTTGGCAGTTTGAACAAGGTGGTATGGCAAGATTTTTGGAGTTTGTGtaacttgtttttaaatgatgttGACTTTTAAATTCTAACAGTTTTTATGTCTGCTGTTTTGTGGTGGAAAAAATGTAGCTATGTCAGTGGTATGAGGCAAGTCAGGGATTTGGGCAGATGCATATAAGAACAGTTAGGGGGTGTTGGTATACCTGGTGTCAGAGCATGTAGTGTGGAAAAAGAGAATTACATTGATTAAACTTGCGATTAtctcagtactttttttttctaatgttgaCATTAGAAAGTCAAAGGCTGACAATGTTTATTATCTGCAACAATCAATTTACACTTTAAGAGGTCTTAGCTCATTTTAACTTAGTAGGGACTACAGCTGTAGTCTCTGTAGTTAAACTGTGAGGATTAGAAACTGGTTTTTAAAGGTACCAGAGTAGTTGGTTATGTGTTCAAGAGGCGTGGTATAAAGTGTGTTTCTGCTCTTTCGACTTTGTTTTAGGCAAGGCTTAGATGTTAATGTAGCATCTCTGAGATTAGACCATGGGAAAAAATGTGGTGAATTTCCTTTTAATGTGGCAAATATGTTTACTTGCATTCTGTTCTACTACAGTTGTTTTCAGGACACtaccagggtttttttccttctcttaaaGTGCTATAATAAGtataaatgcaatttaaagAGAAATCCAGAGATCAGAATAACTTAAATATAAGAAGTGGCATTGATTGATTATATGTGTGTATGGCATGGAAGTATATGGTCCTCTCACTTAGATGTAAGTAGAGGAGGTAGGCTGGCCCCTGGATGATCTTCTTTGATGTTCAGCCCTGTGCAGTTTTCTTAGCTCCTTTTGCTGTTACAGGATTACATCATTCAGAggttatttccttctttttcatgtGTTCACTTACTTTGTGTGGTGCAACCTGATCAAATTATTAATGATATTCTGAATacctaaagaaaaatgtttagtAAAATGTTTGCAGGCATACCAATGATCTGTAGAAGTGTGAAACTTAGTAAATCCTGATAGATATAACGTGGAATGTTAAATTTTGCATCTTGAGCtgttgtccttttttccttgtaaagGCGTCAcgttttttttctgctgtcctCCAGAAGAATTAGATTGTTGCTTCTTTATCtaataaaaaatgtttacagAGGAAGCATTTGATGTGATGAATTGGAAAGGAATTTAAACTAAATAAATAGTTGGTATATTAGCAACTTATTCTAACTATTTTATATTATAATGGGAAAGGAAGTGAATGGGGTGTTGAGATGAGAATTTTGTATGTATCTAGATATTTCAGGAAGTTTCATTTGCAACCTGATGGCAAAGTTTTGAAGAGTAAGTGTATGCTGACTTTGCATAGTTGATATTTATGTGTGAAATAATGCATGACGTATCTTCAATAGTTCAGCGAAGAGCTGGCATCTAGAGGTGGAGAAGACTGGCCATGCTATTGTTGTGTCACCTTGGAGAGTTTTGAGAACTTAAAATAGTAGTACTGGCCAAGTTGGGGTAGCCCTCAGAAGCTACTTGAAATTCTTCCTGTCTTTTGTAGGTGGTTCCACTCTTTAGAACTCCACATCACCTTGTGCTGTGTTCTCCAATGCAgcttcttccctcctctctttaTAGGCTTGCACAGTTTAGCTCAATGCCCTTCCTCAGTTTCTGCCATAGTAACCTTATTTCTAGCTAGATCTAGAACTTTTATAGCCCTTTTTAATCCTCCATGTTATCTGGCATAAAGAGGGCAGAGATTAATATTTTGCTATAACTGTCTAGAAATTTTATATGCTGTTCTTGTATATGATTTCCTCCtacagttttttttctccatcgCATACTTTTATACTAGACATTGAATTCTAGTCACTAGGAAAGCAATAACAATTTTCAAAGCTTACGTTTAGGGGTACTTAGCTGTGTCTCTGTTACTTTTTGAAATTGtaacttttaattttcattcttagCTTGTATTGAATATTTGTAAAGGTTGGAAGAATggtcatgaaaaaaattatatagtaGCAAAGATAGGAAGCCTGAGAACCAAGACTCTAGAGAAGAATTTTTAACTGGTTCCCTTCCTGAAATTTTAATAATTCTGAGTCAATCAGGTTATTAATAAGAATATGTGTAGAACACCCAGGAATTTTATAGATTAAGTAAAGCCTGTCCAGGGACATGAAAGAGAGGTTGCAGACTCCTTTTTCTCACAATGCATGTCTGGATTATCTGTATAAATCCCTTTTATTTGTGTCTTATACCAGTTtaaaaattgtgatttttttttttctcatttgaatttttgttctgatttaaAGAAGAGATCTTAGCTGATTAGCTTGAAGAAtttgctgtgtttaaaaaaaaaaacaaaaacaaaaacagtgaTGAGCTTGAAAACACCCCTGTATATGTATAATAGTGCagttatcttttttctttcagaatttccaAAACTTGGATGGTTTTGAATTTGAACACAAGACTAGACATCGAAATAATCTTCACGTTTTTTTGAATAAGAAGTAATAATGCAACGAAGGCAGGGAAGAGTCAATGCTGgactgcttttgctgctttatCAAATTTCTCAAGTTGGTCTCCAGAATATTCCTTCTGTTACCCTTGGGGTActtgcactgaacatttttctctttctgaatcCTGTGAGGCCACTGCCTGAAGTGTGTATCAGTGTAAATGAAGGCTTCTACAGAAGGAACTGGCAGCGTTTACTGCTTTCTCCTGTCCACCATGCAGATGACTGGCATTTATATTATAACATGATTTCTATGCTTTGGAAGGGTataatgctggaaaaaaagcttAAGAGCATATGGTTTGCATACATAATTGcagtattttcagtgctgaTTGGAGTTGTTTATATGGTGCTGGAATTCATGCTTATGGAAATTCTGGATGATCCTTCATATGAAATGAATTGTGCCGTAGGTTTTTCAGGTAAGGCACATAGCTGTTCCAATTTACATACGTAAAATTAATACTTATAAGTAGTGTATAACAGTATTTGTTGAATGCAGAAAATGGGTAGTAAAGTTAtcctgttttttaatttaaaccatGTACTCTGGGTATGAACATTATGTGGTTCAGTTCATGTTCTTGTGACCAGCAGTGTCTTTACCTgagaacatgaaaaatatgatCATCCTAGTAGaattatgttttctgtttaatgtcACTGACTATTTGAAGTCtgaagcttttcattttctgaagtcaATAATGCTTGTTAGGTGTGTTCTAGAAAAGCCTAtcactttaaaatttttgtCTTCAAATTACAAATTATTCATGCCTGTCTTTAGAGAGACTCCCCTAAATTTGCTTCTGCTAGAAACATCCAAGCACCTGATTTTGGTCATCTTCCAGTGACGGTCTTGTCTTCTCATTTAGGAGATCAAAGTTTCAAGTCAATGAactatttctctttaaaagaatCTGCAGTTAAGTGGAGAAGTAGCACTACTCTTCTAGGTGTGTAGGGTTTTTCCTTGCTGTCATTGGGACCTTAGAAGGCATTAGAAGGCAAGCCCTCCTTTTCAACCTCTGAGAAAGGTGCTTCAACACTACCTCTGAGGGTTCCTTGTGGTATTTGAATCTGTACTAGTTGGAACATCCTGGTAGTTGCTCATTTGGAGCTTCAGATATTATCTGGTCACCCAGCCTTTGGTAACAAGACATACTCAGTTCTAATCTTGGCCTTTATGGTGGCTGTAGGGGCGCTGAGTACAACCTCTTCCTCTGAGGGGTTTGACTGCCTGTGTTTAAGGACAGCTCTGACATGGGGTAGCTGCGACCTACCTCAGACTAGCGGGAAGAGAGGTGTGCGAGATAGCTGAGAGAGGCTTCACTGGGGGCCTTTCACCCCATtgctcagcagctgcttttaAGCTCAAGCCCTCTGTGTTGTCCCTGTCTGAGCTACGTCGTGCCGTGCCTGGCCATGTGCTTCGCTGACCTGGCCTGACTTGACTTCCTGACTTTCTTTGGCTCTGCTTTGTCAGGAGGTTGTGCCTGCTGATCTGGGCTCCTGGCCAACCCCACTTACCATCACCAGCCTGCCCAGTGCGCTTTGCCCAAGGACTATGGGACCGGGCCCCGTCTGGGGAGATTGCCACCTGCTTGCCTCCCTGTTCCCTTTTGATACCCTTCCTTTGTGGAGCATCTCGCTCTTGCTGTTCCCTAACAGTGACTGCAGAACCCTACTGAGTATTTACTATTAGTGGTAAAATGACTGAAATATGTGCCCTCAGTCTAGTCTCAGCTGGACTTTCTAGGCTTTGCTCTTATACAGTATACTCCAACTATTGCTGGGTGATTTGTGGGGGAAGTGTGCTCTGTAATACTACTGCCTGTGAACAACTGGGAGATGCTGCCCTCAAGCTTCTTTTTGAACCTCTTTTCTTGTATCATTCTAGACCGTAGGATGAGAAGTTGAGACCTAGAAGTTGTGAAGTAGTATCCATTTTGGGTGTTCACTTATACAATGCACGATCCATATGAGGTTTTTCCTCTATGTTCCTGTCAGTCCATACCTTAAAACAGCTTAGTATCAATCCAGTTCTTAATAGGAATGAGAAGGGTGAATATTTCAAGAATTTATGATGAAACTTCTTTATACTATATAACTGGGAATATAATACTACCATATAATAGGGTAGTGTTAAGATTTCACTGTAAGGTTTTTTCACCAGATTAGTCTCCAGCTTCTCACTTAGCAAGATAGCAAGCAACTTATACGTCCCTTTCCTTGAACCAACAGAAGGGAAGTTAGATTTAGTGATATAATTATCCAGGTGATGCAGGTTTATGGCTTCCCATGCTTTACTGCGAAAGGCACCAAGTTACTGAAGAGCATTGGTGATGGGCCAGATGGGGTCCCCATGTCATTCTTTCCAAGAGACTCATGTCAGCCAGACTACAGTATCAGCTGGAACGtatcttttgggttttttagtgAACTAAAAAGAGAGTGGGACTAAGCCTCTGATATACATTTGTGCAGAGGACAAGAAGTTAAGCTTTTTCTCAATTTAGGGATTATCTAACTGGTTTTTAATTTACATGTTCTGCAAGATGCATTGTTCAGATCTAGCGTTGAGTATTGCAACCTGTTCTGATGTCACTTACCTTCTGCAGCATCTTTTGAGTATTCAAAGCTTGGAAATGTGTGACTGCAGCCTATGTGCACATGCATTTGACCATTATTTGGGCAGCAGATTTTAAAGTAGCTCTGACAGTATGTATAGTTGATCTTTCTAAACCTTCAACATTCTCAGCATGATCTTCAGCATAGGTAATTTCTCTTCAGTTGGGGCAAGTGGCATGTATATGGAACagctgttgaaaaaaaatacaagtattttcCTGATAGCTATTTCTTTAAGAGCCAGTAAGTATGCATATTTATGACTCATTCACTTTAGCAGGTTTTAAGAGTTTTAGGatgactggatttttttttttattattttattttaaatgga encodes the following:
- the RHBDD1 gene encoding rhomboid-related protein 4, which translates into the protein MQRRQGRVNAGLLLLLYQISQVGLQNIPSVTLGVLALNIFLFLNPVRPLPEVCISVNEGFYRRNWQRLLLSPVHHADDWHLYYNMISMLWKGIMLEKKLKSIWFAYIIAVFSVLIGVVYMVLEFMLMEILDDPSYEMNCAVGFSGVLFALKVLNNHYNPGRVSSVLGLQIPSKYACWVELVAIHLISPGTSFAGHLAGILVGLMYTMGPLKKIMKACAGGISSFTDPARPRDYYPEYYGYPGYQYRMPRSYYDYTGGLTEEEQLERAVLNSLNERDFGGAVYNNEQ